A single region of the Gracilibacillus caseinilyticus genome encodes:
- a CDS encoding lipoate--protein ligase family protein translates to MMTETWYFIDTGKQSPAYNMAVDECLLRWHSEKLIPPIIRFYQWTPAGLSIGYFQKTTNKIDLEAINRHNIGLVRRLTGGRAVLHDNELTYSIIVSEDHPKMPRSVKEAYLVLSKGLLNGFQELGIEADFSIPKDKRSSSQSAVCFEEPSWYELVVDSKKAAGSAQTRKNGVILQHGSIPLTVDNHQLYDLFIYRNEQVKQRAREAFQGKAISLNDAAKRNISMAEAQDAFKNGFEKGLDIQLQAFHLNEEQQQEIETLMRNKYLQNEWNLSR, encoded by the coding sequence ATGATGACGGAAACTTGGTACTTTATTGATACAGGGAAACAATCGCCTGCATATAACATGGCGGTAGATGAATGTTTATTACGATGGCACAGTGAAAAGCTGATTCCTCCCATTATTCGATTTTACCAATGGACGCCCGCTGGGTTATCGATTGGATATTTCCAAAAGACAACGAATAAAATAGATTTGGAAGCCATAAATCGGCACAACATAGGTTTGGTCAGAAGACTTACTGGTGGCAGAGCAGTCCTGCATGATAATGAATTAACCTACAGTATTATTGTCTCAGAAGATCATCCTAAAATGCCTCGATCGGTTAAAGAGGCGTACTTAGTACTATCCAAAGGCTTGTTAAATGGTTTTCAAGAATTAGGAATTGAAGCAGATTTTTCGATACCTAAAGACAAACGGTCATCCTCACAATCGGCAGTTTGTTTCGAAGAACCTTCCTGGTATGAATTAGTAGTAGACAGTAAAAAAGCTGCAGGAAGTGCACAAACCAGAAAAAACGGAGTAATCTTACAGCATGGTTCCATACCACTTACAGTCGATAACCACCAGCTCTATGATCTATTTATTTATCGGAATGAACAAGTCAAACAAAGAGCACGAGAAGCATTTCAAGGAAAAGCGATCTCACTAAACGATGCTGCTAAACGTAATATTTCGATGGCAGAAGCGCAGGATGCTTTCAAGAACGGTTTTGAAAAAGGCTTAGATATACAATTGCAAGCCTTCCACTTAAATGAAGAACAGCAACAGGAAATAGAAACATTAATGCGTAACAAATATCTACAGAATGAATGGAATCTTTCCAGATAG
- a CDS encoding D-alanine--D-alanine ligase family protein, whose translation MKTKVAVIFGGVSVEHEVSVISALQAINAMDSSKYEAIPVYISKSREWYTGDVLKDIENYKNLDQLFKDADKVVFEQENENTIVLKKKERSMFSKGLITSVDVVFPVIHGTNGEDGSLQGYLELLGIPYVGCDVASSAAGMDKVMMKQILRDAGVPIVDYQWFYASQWHEDQEKIKQLAEQVGYPVIVKPANLGSSVGISKAANAEELEEAIDLAVSYSFKVIIEKMVTDLTEVNCSVIGDYEQVESSFCEQVLSTDEILSYADKYQSGGKNGDTKGMGSVNRVIPAEISEDATIRVKQLAEQTFKLLNASGVSRIDFLLNPEGKVFVNEINTIPGSLSFYLWEPTGKNFEQLTDQLIQLALKRERERQSIQFSIDTNLFSLHSKNGGSKGK comes from the coding sequence GTGAAAACAAAAGTAGCTGTCATTTTTGGTGGTGTATCAGTAGAGCACGAAGTATCGGTTATTTCGGCGCTACAGGCAATCAATGCCATGGACTCATCTAAATATGAAGCAATCCCAGTATATATAAGTAAATCACGTGAATGGTATACAGGTGATGTATTAAAAGATATTGAAAATTATAAAAATTTGGATCAGCTTTTTAAAGACGCTGACAAAGTCGTATTTGAACAGGAAAATGAGAATACAATTGTATTAAAGAAAAAAGAACGTTCTATGTTTTCCAAAGGTCTAATTACGAGCGTAGATGTGGTTTTCCCAGTTATTCATGGTACTAACGGGGAAGATGGTTCTTTACAAGGCTATTTGGAATTATTAGGCATTCCTTATGTAGGTTGTGATGTAGCTTCTTCTGCTGCTGGAATGGATAAAGTGATGATGAAACAAATTCTAAGAGATGCAGGTGTTCCGATCGTGGATTACCAATGGTTTTATGCAAGTCAGTGGCATGAAGACCAGGAGAAAATCAAGCAATTAGCGGAACAAGTAGGCTATCCAGTTATCGTGAAGCCTGCTAACTTAGGTTCAAGTGTCGGTATTTCCAAAGCGGCAAATGCAGAAGAATTGGAAGAAGCTATAGATCTCGCTGTTTCGTATAGTTTTAAAGTGATCATTGAGAAAATGGTGACAGATTTAACAGAAGTAAACTGTTCTGTTATCGGAGATTACGAACAGGTCGAAAGCTCTTTTTGTGAACAGGTGTTAAGTACAGACGAGATTCTCTCCTATGCTGATAAATACCAAAGCGGAGGAAAAAACGGTGATACGAAAGGGATGGGAAGTGTTAACCGGGTTATTCCTGCAGAAATTTCTGAAGATGCAACGATTAGAGTAAAACAATTAGCTGAACAAACATTTAAATTATTAAACGCTAGCGGTGTGTCCCGGATTGACTTTTTGTTGAATCCGGAAGGTAAAGTATTTGTTAATGAAATTAATACCATTCCTGGTTCTTTATCATTTTATTTATGGGAACCAACCGGTAAAAACTTTGAACAGTTAACTGATCAATTGATCCAGCTCGCATTAAAAAGGGAAAGAGAGCGTCAATCGATTCAATTCTCCATCGATACCAACCTTTTCTCTCTTCATAGTAAGAATGGTGGGTCAAAAGGGAAATAA
- a CDS encoding helix-turn-helix domain-containing protein has product MEHSVAICNHSLPLIQEIALMEDRDGILKHPDRVLPDLHVFIYVTKGRLQVIEDGEEYILTKGSYLFLRKNVHHWGDDFYQPGSNWYFIHFYDNEPDQSLPEYNTFGKTSLIHQDEYQTKVTMPKNGKVAHAGYAETQLDQLIEWYESHHPMRPMLLSMHAHQFFLELYTQRLEAYTNKKSNRMVAKMIQLMDDHDDHKLASDEIADTLGMNYAYLSTIFKQQTGKSITQYQNERIIEKAIQLFRKENYNVSEVSDLLGFANPFYFSRVFKKITGMSPSVYLKQIYRG; this is encoded by the coding sequence ATGGAACATTCCGTAGCAATTTGCAATCATTCTCTCCCACTCATTCAAGAAATTGCTCTAATGGAAGACAGGGATGGTATTTTAAAACACCCTGATCGTGTCCTGCCTGATTTACATGTATTTATTTATGTAACTAAGGGAAGACTTCAAGTTATCGAAGATGGAGAAGAATATATTCTAACGAAAGGAAGCTATCTTTTTCTTAGAAAGAATGTCCATCATTGGGGGGATGATTTCTATCAGCCAGGCTCGAACTGGTATTTTATACATTTTTACGACAACGAACCAGACCAATCGCTGCCTGAATATAATACCTTCGGAAAAACTTCTCTAATCCATCAGGATGAATATCAGACGAAAGTAACGATGCCGAAGAATGGTAAAGTGGCACATGCCGGGTATGCAGAAACACAGCTCGACCAATTAATCGAGTGGTATGAATCTCATCATCCAATGAGACCGATGCTGTTATCGATGCATGCTCATCAATTTTTTTTGGAGTTATATACACAGCGCCTTGAAGCTTATACCAATAAGAAATCTAATCGCATGGTAGCAAAAATGATTCAATTAATGGATGATCATGATGATCATAAACTGGCAAGTGATGAAATTGCCGATACCCTTGGCATGAACTATGCCTATCTGTCGACAATATTTAAACAACAGACAGGCAAGAGCATTACTCAATATCAAAATGAGCGGATAATAGAAAAAGCGATTCAATTGTTTCGAAAAGAAAATTATAATGTATCGGAAGTCAGTGATCTGTTAGGTTTCGCGAACCCTTTTTATTTCAGCCGTGTTTTTAAAAAAATTACCGGGATGTCCCCTTCAGTTTATTTAAAGCAAATCTACCGAGGATAG
- a CDS encoding DUF4181 domain-containing protein, with translation MKFLYLFLILIGVMFFEKISNKLLGIKPIKIWKNSGGNLDRLGRFIIMFIFLCVLPFLVWNDINMKWYWITYFTVIIGFRAVLEWLYVRETKQYRTTILSLVVGIILFINLDYFIPGVY, from the coding sequence ATGAAGTTCTTATATTTATTTCTTATTCTTATAGGTGTGATGTTTTTCGAAAAAATAAGCAATAAACTCTTAGGCATAAAGCCGATAAAGATTTGGAAAAACAGTGGGGGAAACTTGGACCGTTTGGGCAGGTTTATCATTATGTTCATTTTTCTTTGTGTTTTACCTTTTCTGGTTTGGAATGATATTAATATGAAATGGTATTGGATTACTTACTTCACTGTAATCATTGGATTTAGAGCGGTCCTCGAGTGGTTATATGTTAGAGAAACGAAGCAATATCGGACAACGATTCTTTCACTTGTTGTTGGGATCATCCTATTTATCAATTTAGATTATTTCATTCCAGGAGTATATTGA
- a CDS encoding YjcZ family sporulation protein, whose translation MSYYGCNPCGGYGSGYGYGGGYGSGFALIVVLFILLIIVGASFYS comes from the coding sequence ATGAGTTACTACGGATGCAATCCATGCGGTGGATACGGTAGTGGATATGGTTACGGCGGTGGATATGGCAGCGGTTTTGCCTTAATCGTTGTACTATTCATTTTGTTAATTATTGTTGGTGCTTCTTTCTATAGCTAA
- a CDS encoding GNAT family N-acetyltransferase, with amino-acid sequence MEIKKDNLQGTEIKELIIDHLKSMTLHSPPESIHALNLDELRKPDITFWAVWEGEQLLGCGALKELNATNGEIKSMKTSSQHLRKGISTHLLQFIIEEAKRRGYARLSLETGSMAAFAPARKLYKKFGFRYCEPFSDYREDENSVFMTKEINV; translated from the coding sequence TTGGAAATCAAAAAAGATAATTTACAGGGGACAGAAATAAAAGAATTAATTATCGATCATTTAAAAAGCATGACATTGCATTCCCCACCGGAAAGTATCCATGCCCTAAACCTAGACGAATTACGAAAACCGGATATAACGTTCTGGGCGGTGTGGGAGGGGGAGCAATTACTTGGGTGTGGTGCATTAAAGGAGCTGAATGCGACAAATGGTGAGATAAAATCGATGAAAACCTCGTCTCAACATTTGCGAAAAGGGATCTCAACACATTTGTTGCAATTTATAATCGAAGAGGCGAAACGCAGAGGATATGCACGTCTTAGTTTAGAGACAGGTTCCATGGCTGCATTTGCCCCTGCGAGAAAGCTCTATAAAAAATTTGGTTTCCGTTATTGTGAGCCGTTCTCCGATTATAGAGAAGATGAGAATAGTGTTTTCATGACAAAAGAAATTAATGTCTGA
- the lipA gene encoding lipoyl synthase, whose protein sequence is MAKKEEHVRKPDWLKIKINTNKSYNRLKHLMRDKRLNTVCEEARCPNIHECWSERKTATFMILGDTCTRGCRFCAVKTGLPNELDWGEPARVAESVEIMGLKHVVVTAVARDDLKDGGAAVFAETVRQIKAKVPGCTIEILPSDMKGDYESLHNLMDSAPDIFNHNIETVRRLTKKVRAIAMYDRSLELLRRVKEIAPNTPTKSSLMVGLGETKEEIIETMDDLRANNVDIMTIGQYLQPTKKHLNVERYYHPDEFEELKQIALSKGFRHCEAGPLVRSSYHADEQVNQSSAQRRIKYMKGYEESSGEQLNNFTF, encoded by the coding sequence ATGGCGAAGAAAGAAGAACATGTGCGTAAACCTGATTGGCTCAAAATAAAAATTAATACAAACAAATCGTATAACCGTTTGAAGCATTTAATGAGAGATAAACGATTAAATACTGTATGCGAAGAGGCAAGGTGTCCGAATATACATGAATGTTGGAGTGAACGAAAAACCGCTACATTTATGATATTAGGTGATACTTGTACAAGAGGTTGCCGATTCTGTGCAGTAAAAACAGGTCTCCCTAATGAATTAGACTGGGGAGAGCCTGCCAGAGTTGCTGAATCTGTTGAAATTATGGGATTAAAGCATGTGGTAGTAACCGCGGTTGCACGTGATGATTTAAAGGACGGCGGTGCCGCTGTTTTCGCCGAAACAGTTAGACAGATAAAAGCAAAAGTACCTGGCTGTACGATAGAAATATTACCTTCTGATATGAAAGGGGATTATGAGAGTTTACATAATTTGATGGACAGTGCCCCTGATATTTTTAACCACAATATCGAAACCGTTCGGCGATTAACGAAAAAAGTTCGTGCTATTGCCATGTATGATCGCTCATTAGAATTATTGCGTCGCGTGAAGGAGATTGCCCCTAATACACCTACCAAATCGAGTCTAATGGTAGGATTAGGAGAAACAAAAGAGGAGATCATCGAAACGATGGATGACCTACGTGCTAACAATGTAGATATCATGACAATTGGCCAATATTTGCAACCAACAAAGAAACATTTAAATGTAGAACGCTATTATCACCCAGACGAATTTGAAGAATTAAAACAGATTGCATTATCGAAAGGCTTTAGGCATTGTGAAGCAGGACCGCTTGTCCGCTCTTCCTATCATGCTGATGAACAGGTCAATCAATCATCTGCCCAACGCCGTATTAAATACATGAAAGGCTATGAGGAATCCAGCGGAGAGCAATTAAATAACTTTACATTTTAG
- a CDS encoding HAD family hydrolase gives MNNFKALFLDIDGTILKQDHSIEASTKKAVKQAQTNGIEVFLATGRPLHEIDEIADTLQIDSLIGYNGAYAIYNGNTMVNEPLDGAMIDHYLEVAKQQQHEMILYTKGLNLLTNRTKEYVKEFINYFHLKDCQLYEQHFRDDILGITVMNVKPHEPVLYDLANENIYFSQVNVKGLEHNYDVIRENVNKGFAIQHTLKQLAIEPSQAIAFGDGMNDKQMLQAVEYSFAMGNANPELFAYAKYKTTSVEDSGIYNGLATLGIV, from the coding sequence ATGAACAACTTTAAAGCTTTATTCTTAGATATTGACGGGACTATCCTAAAGCAGGATCATTCCATAGAAGCATCTACTAAAAAAGCAGTGAAACAAGCTCAGACAAATGGAATAGAAGTTTTTCTTGCTACTGGTCGTCCACTTCATGAGATTGATGAAATTGCCGACACCTTACAAATCGATTCGTTGATTGGTTATAATGGTGCCTATGCGATTTATAACGGCAATACCATGGTGAACGAACCATTAGATGGCGCAATGATTGATCATTATCTGGAAGTCGCCAAGCAACAGCAACATGAAATGATATTGTATACTAAGGGATTAAATCTGTTAACCAATAGGACAAAAGAATATGTAAAGGAATTTATCAACTATTTCCATCTTAAGGATTGTCAATTATATGAACAGCACTTTCGCGATGATATCCTGGGAATTACCGTCATGAATGTGAAACCGCACGAACCGGTATTATATGACCTTGCTAACGAGAATATCTATTTTTCTCAAGTTAATGTCAAAGGACTTGAACACAACTATGATGTCATTCGTGAAAATGTCAATAAAGGCTTTGCGATTCAACATACTTTGAAGCAGTTAGCTATAGAACCGTCTCAAGCCATTGCATTTGGTGATGGCATGAACGATAAGCAAATGTTACAAGCCGTCGAGTACAGCTTTGCAATGGGAAATGCCAATCCAGAATTATTTGCCTATGCTAAGTATAAAACAACCTCCGTTGAAGACTCCGGTATTTACAACGGACTCGCAACGCTTGGTATTGTGTAA
- a CDS encoding NUDIX hydrolase translates to MEQELLKVFDENEKHTGIASRADVHTYGYWHEVFHCWFISRESNTDYVYIQLRSDSKKDYPGLFDITAAGHLLANETVEDGVREIEEELGVTLRFDQLSSLGIMKYTNVQQHFIDKEMANVFLNQGSFDLEDFTLQEEEVAGIIKVTLKDFEDLWLGEKEQIHMQGFTVKDNTKKWIEGNIGKNHFVPHQSLFYESVVERIKHHMG, encoded by the coding sequence ATGGAACAGGAATTACTGAAGGTGTTTGACGAAAACGAAAAGCATACAGGAATTGCTTCTCGTGCAGATGTACATACATATGGTTATTGGCATGAAGTATTTCATTGCTGGTTTATCAGTAGAGAATCGAATACAGATTACGTATATATACAATTACGGAGTGATAGCAAAAAGGACTATCCAGGCCTTTTTGACATTACTGCAGCAGGTCATTTATTAGCGAATGAAACGGTTGAAGATGGGGTTAGGGAAATTGAAGAAGAATTAGGTGTTACACTTCGTTTTGATCAATTAAGTTCCTTAGGTATCATGAAGTATACCAATGTACAGCAGCATTTTATCGATAAAGAAATGGCAAATGTATTTTTAAATCAAGGATCCTTTGATTTGGAGGACTTTACGCTTCAGGAAGAAGAGGTAGCAGGCATAATAAAGGTCACTTTAAAGGATTTTGAGGATTTATGGCTCGGAGAAAAAGAACAGATCCACATGCAAGGTTTCACTGTGAAAGATAATACGAAAAAGTGGATCGAAGGGAACATTGGAAAAAATCATTTTGTACCACATCAAAGTTTGTTTTATGAGTCAGTAGTTGAACGAATCAAGCATCATATGGGTTAA
- a CDS encoding glycoside hydrolase family 127 protein — MQNIRLLESMFNQSQLKGKEYLLNLDVDRLIAPCYEAAGQQAKKIRYGGWEEKEIAGHSLGHWLSAAAAMYSVTEDSQLKEKIDYALTEIANVQSFDVDGYVSGFPRDCFDRVFTGDFEVGHFNLGGSWVPWYSIDKIYAGLIDVYQLLKDDRALEIVKRLADWAYNGLRYLNEEQFQRMLICEHGGMMEVFANLYVLTEEKRYLELAERFYHRAVLDPLANKQDDLEGKHANTQFPKVIGAAKLYNITGNQKYRTIAEYFWDQVVHYRTYAIGGNSIREHFGPENNEELGILTTETCNTYNMLILTELLFEWNPSAHYYDYYERALYNHILASQDPDSGMKTYFVSSQPGHFKVYHSHDHSFWCCTGTGMENPARYNRRIFERIDNRLYVHLFIPAEWNDGELIVNQQTKFPYHESTTIQMEKADEGIKEIAIRKPTWAAGDIVIKLNGRVVTPVESNGYLLIRADFRNGDQITCSLPMNLHRYYAKDDRTKQVLMYGPIILAGALGRENYPERDILEDHLALNHHPLINVPTLVTDSPLEEQVTCTDQGRLYFETDAIGYPGQQRMKLKPFYDIHHERYTIYWYVMSHALYKERGDAELKRKAKEQQIIVDEVTPHEQQPEIEHHMQAVRSSSGYNNDVHSGWRDARDGGYFSYQLKVEQDREMYLYVTYNRGDFTMEENGRSYQRHFDILLEGEVIATEHFTKPNIGALYGKRYPIPSRLLADKDYVTVTFSAKEDAIAGGVYHVRMLNEASFFS, encoded by the coding sequence ATGCAAAATATTCGATTATTAGAGAGTATGTTTAATCAATCACAGCTTAAAGGTAAAGAGTATTTACTCAATTTAGATGTTGACCGTCTTATTGCGCCCTGTTACGAAGCAGCTGGCCAACAAGCGAAAAAAATACGTTATGGCGGATGGGAAGAAAAAGAAATAGCAGGGCATTCACTTGGTCACTGGCTATCAGCAGCTGCTGCTATGTACAGTGTCACGGAAGATTCTCAATTGAAAGAAAAAATAGATTACGCGCTAACAGAAATAGCGAACGTTCAATCCTTTGATGTGGATGGCTATGTCAGCGGTTTTCCAAGAGACTGTTTTGATCGAGTCTTTACTGGTGATTTTGAAGTGGGACATTTTAATCTGGGAGGATCATGGGTTCCGTGGTATTCAATTGATAAAATTTATGCGGGATTAATTGATGTTTATCAATTACTTAAAGATGATCGTGCACTGGAAATTGTGAAAAGGCTTGCTGATTGGGCTTATAATGGTTTAAGATATTTGAACGAAGAGCAATTTCAAAGAATGTTAATTTGTGAACACGGTGGGATGATGGAGGTTTTTGCTAATTTATATGTGTTAACAGAAGAGAAGAGATATCTAGAGTTAGCCGAACGCTTTTATCATCGGGCTGTGTTAGATCCGTTAGCTAACAAACAGGATGACTTAGAGGGGAAACATGCCAATACCCAATTCCCTAAAGTGATCGGGGCAGCTAAATTGTATAATATTACTGGAAATCAAAAATATAGAACAATTGCAGAGTATTTCTGGGATCAAGTCGTTCATTACCGGACTTATGCAATCGGGGGCAATAGTATAAGAGAACATTTCGGACCAGAGAACAATGAAGAGTTAGGAATTTTGACAACAGAAACTTGTAATACGTATAACATGCTAATTTTGACGGAATTACTATTTGAATGGAATCCTTCAGCTCATTACTATGATTATTACGAGCGGGCATTGTATAATCATATATTGGCTTCTCAAGATCCGGATTCAGGAATGAAAACATATTTTGTTTCGTCACAGCCTGGTCATTTTAAAGTATATCATTCTCATGATCACTCTTTTTGGTGTTGTACGGGAACTGGCATGGAAAACCCAGCAAGATACAATCGCCGAATTTTTGAAAGGATTGACAATCGTCTCTACGTTCATTTGTTTATTCCAGCTGAATGGAATGACGGTGAACTTATAGTTAATCAGCAAACCAAATTTCCTTATCATGAATCTACTACCATTCAAATGGAGAAGGCTGATGAGGGAATCAAGGAAATAGCAATTCGAAAGCCAACCTGGGCAGCTGGAGATATAGTAATTAAGCTTAACGGGCGAGTAGTAACACCTGTTGAATCTAATGGGTATCTGTTGATTCGAGCTGATTTTCGAAATGGTGATCAAATCACATGTTCACTGCCAATGAACCTGCACCGTTATTATGCTAAAGACGATCGTACAAAACAAGTTCTGATGTATGGACCGATTATTTTAGCTGGTGCATTAGGCAGAGAGAACTATCCTGAGAGAGATATATTGGAAGACCACTTAGCTTTAAACCATCATCCGTTAATCAACGTACCAACACTAGTTACAGACAGTCCACTGGAGGAACAAGTAACTTGTACGGATCAAGGCAGACTTTATTTCGAAACAGATGCGATTGGTTATCCCGGTCAGCAACGGATGAAGCTAAAGCCATTTTATGATATTCATCATGAGCGATATACAATTTATTGGTATGTGATGTCACATGCGCTTTATAAAGAGCGTGGAGATGCAGAATTAAAGCGAAAGGCGAAAGAGCAGCAAATTATTGTGGATGAAGTAACGCCTCATGAACAACAGCCAGAGATCGAACATCATATGCAAGCAGTCCGTTCAAGCTCCGGCTATAACAATGATGTGCATAGTGGTTGGCGTGATGCGCGAGATGGTGGCTATTTCAGCTACCAATTGAAAGTAGAGCAGGATCGGGAAATGTATTTATATGTTACGTATAATCGGGGTGATTTCACCATGGAGGAAAATGGTCGAAGTTATCAAAGACACTTTGATATTCTGTTGGAAGGAGAAGTTATTGCAACGGAGCACTTTACAAAACCAAACATCGGAGCATTATACGGAAAAAGGTATCCGATCCCATCACGTTTACTCGCAGATAAAGACTATGTAACCGTGACATTTTCTGCAAAGGAAGATGCTATTGCCGGTGGAGTTTATCATGTTCGAATGTTAAATGAAGCATCTTTTTTCTCCTGA
- a CDS encoding UDP-N-acetylmuramoyl-tripeptide--D-alanyl-D-alanine ligase encodes MQIVLSLLSVIWIAYLFFRVKQGLHMLQLNSYFNNRLYRWMTGHRMRVFPINEWLALVVSIIYYFTENWIVFLIVLLGLFVPRNKQEKKKLVVTARVKRLIITIFIIYLFLIATSLHFIWNDYPLSYAVFVIVLGSLFTYGIILLANLINRPIENRIKEHYYQDAKRIIDSATNTETVGITGSFGKTSTKFILDTILSSHFNTLKTPNSFNTKIGVTITIRNSLKPYHDVFIAEMGAKEPGNIQEICELVSHKYAILTAIGEQHLETFKTLENIKKTKFEIVESLPEDGIAFLNGDDENIMSYTPKNPCRKVYFAIDDQSADYVASNIRFHNKGTTFTVSNKAGTLHADFETKLLGKHNVYNILAAISVAWEMNVPLNKLQLGVKKIQAVKHRMEIKKGFGNLTVIDDSFNSNPTGSRMALEVLGTMEGFKVLVTPGMVELGDKEFEYNKMFGQYAADACDYVILVGAKQTKPIQDGLREKNYPEDQLFIATDLNHAISQIQALNRQDAIILLENDLPDTYNE; translated from the coding sequence ATGCAAATCGTTTTAAGCCTATTGAGTGTCATATGGATCGCCTATCTGTTCTTCCGGGTAAAACAAGGCCTTCATATGTTGCAATTAAACAGTTATTTCAATAATCGTCTATATCGATGGATGACAGGGCATCGCATGCGTGTTTTTCCTATTAATGAATGGCTTGCGTTAGTCGTTTCCATTATTTATTATTTCACGGAAAATTGGATTGTCTTTTTGATCGTGTTATTAGGACTTTTCGTACCAAGAAACAAACAAGAGAAGAAAAAGCTTGTTGTAACAGCCCGTGTAAAACGTCTGATTATTACAATCTTCATTATTTATCTCTTTTTGATTGCTACTAGCTTACATTTTATCTGGAATGATTACCCATTAAGCTATGCTGTTTTTGTAATCGTATTAGGATCATTGTTTACATATGGTATTATTTTATTAGCAAATTTGATAAATCGTCCGATCGAAAATAGAATTAAAGAACACTATTATCAGGATGCGAAACGAATTATTGACAGTGCGACGAACACAGAAACGGTTGGTATTACAGGAAGTTTTGGAAAAACAAGCACGAAATTTATCTTGGATACAATCTTATCCTCTCATTTTAATACGTTGAAAACACCAAACAGTTTTAATACAAAAATCGGGGTTACTATTACCATCCGTAATTCTCTCAAGCCGTATCATGATGTGTTCATTGCGGAAATGGGCGCAAAAGAGCCAGGCAATATTCAGGAAATTTGTGAGCTCGTTAGTCATAAATATGCGATTCTAACTGCCATTGGTGAGCAGCATTTAGAAACCTTTAAAACATTAGAAAATATTAAAAAGACAAAATTTGAAATTGTCGAATCGTTACCAGAGGATGGTATCGCCTTTTTAAATGGTGATGACGAGAACATTATGTCTTATACGCCAAAGAATCCATGTCGCAAAGTTTATTTTGCGATTGATGATCAATCAGCTGATTATGTGGCATCTAACATACGTTTTCACAATAAAGGGACGACATTCACCGTTTCTAATAAAGCAGGAACATTGCATGCTGATTTTGAGACGAAATTATTAGGAAAGCATAATGTGTACAATATTCTAGCGGCGATAAGTGTTGCCTGGGAAATGAATGTGCCGTTAAATAAACTGCAGCTAGGTGTAAAGAAAATCCAAGCAGTTAAACACCGAATGGAAATTAAGAAAGGCTTCGGTAATTTGACAGTAATTGATGATAGTTTTAACTCTAATCCGACTGGTTCCCGAATGGCATTAGAAGTACTAGGAACAATGGAAGGCTTTAAAGTCCTTGTGACACCAGGTATGGTTGAGTTAGGTGATAAAGAGTTTGAATATAACAAAATGTTTGGACAGTATGCAGCCGATGCCTGTGATTATGTTATTTTAGTCGGTGCGAAACAAACCAAACCAATTCAGGATGGCCTTCGTGAGAAAAATTATCCAGAGGACCAACTGTTTATCGCTACAGATTTAAATCATGCAATATCTCAAATCCAGGCGTTGAATCGTCAGGACGCTATAATTTTACTAGAAAATGATTTGCCGGACACGTACAATGAGTAA